From Paenibacillus sp. V4I7, one genomic window encodes:
- the ablB gene encoding putative beta-lysine N-acetyltransferase, protein MPNNLPTYTNQVERGDDYTVSFCLDFFNKRLRVDDYQGNVDALCKRIAEIAKANALTKVFIKSREDDWQTFLSKGCMLEGIYKGYFNGRDAYCMALYDDLERRTSDYWMEEDHILKQVLALPLKPGRPLVPEQCTLRIARTEDAERLAVLYDQIFQTYPTPMNDPLYVEKTMRDGTIYYLVESPHQLISAASAEINSVYANAEMTDCATLPAYRNQGLMRLLMHALEDELLARNITCAYSLSRALSFGMNAVFFQMGYRYYGRLTKNCDIYDKFEDMNLWTKMLK, encoded by the coding sequence AATCTGCCAACGTACACGAATCAGGTTGAAAGAGGCGACGATTACACGGTAAGCTTTTGCCTCGATTTTTTTAATAAAAGGTTGCGGGTGGATGACTATCAGGGGAATGTGGATGCCCTCTGCAAGCGAATAGCCGAAATTGCCAAAGCTAATGCATTAACCAAAGTGTTTATTAAATCGCGAGAGGATGACTGGCAAACCTTTCTATCCAAAGGCTGCATGCTGGAGGGAATTTATAAAGGATATTTCAACGGTCGCGACGCTTACTGTATGGCACTGTATGATGATCTTGAGCGGCGGACTAGCGATTATTGGATGGAGGAGGATCACATTCTAAAACAAGTGCTAGCTCTTCCCCTCAAGCCAGGTCGGCCCTTGGTTCCGGAACAATGTACACTGCGTATAGCTCGGACGGAGGATGCTGAGCGGCTTGCTGTCTTATACGATCAAATATTTCAAACGTACCCGACACCGATGAATGATCCTTTGTACGTTGAAAAAACAATGCGGGATGGAACGATTTATTATCTCGTAGAATCGCCGCATCAACTGATTAGCGCCGCCTCCGCTGAGATCAATTCGGTCTACGCCAATGCGGAAATGACGGATTGCGCCACTCTCCCTGCCTATCGTAATCAAGGACTCATGAGATTGCTTATGCATGCCTTGGAAGATGAATTACTCGCGCGAAACATTACTTGCGCCTACTCCTTATCCAGAGCCCTATCTTTCGGTATGAACGCTGTTTTCTTCCAGATGGGATACCGTTATTACGGCAGACTAACGAAAAATTGCGATATTTACGATAAATTTGAGGACATGAATTTGTGGACCAAGATGTTGAAGTGA